The Candidatus Methanoperedens sp. sequence GCACTTGCGAATATCGGAGAACCTGCTGCAGGACTTCTCGTTCAAGCTTTGAAGGATGAAGACCTGGATGTCAGATGGAGAGCAGCAGGAGCTCTTGGAAAAATAGGAGAACCTGCGGTAGAATATCTCATCCAAACAATGAAGGAGGGAGGCGAGCATGTTCGAGAAGCAGCAACAGAGATTCTTGTTAATATAGGAGAACCTGCTGTGGAAACCCTTATTCAGACTTTAAAGGACAGGGACGAGCATGTTCGAGAGGAGGCAGCCGAAGCTCTTGTGAGAATCGGAGAATCTGTGGTCAGACCACTCATTGCAGCTCTGAAAAGTGAGGACATGGAGGTTAGAAAGAGAGCAGCAGAGACTCTTGTAAAAATAGGAGAATCTGCTGAAAAGTATTAGAATCAGTCCTGGTCCGACTTCGCCACGGTTTTCAGCCTTTTTACGCCGTCAATTTCTTTTATGATTTCAACAACCTTCTGGGGCACTGAGTGCTCCCATTTTTCACCTTTAAGCATCCTCCTTCTTATTTCGGTGCCAGAGTAGTTATTCCTTTTAAACAGCGGTGACTGCTTGACCTCGATTCCGGCTTCGCTTAGCAGTTCAATCACCAATGGATTATTGGTATAGGCTATCTCGAAAGGCGGAACCATGGACTTCACATGCGATACCCACAGTGAGTTGCGCTGTATATCCTCGATAGGAATCACGTAATGCTTTATACCGAATTCGAGAAGCGCGCTTGAGACCATGAGCACGCGTTCGCCTGCTGTGAAGGGGTTCTCTATTTCATGGCTTTTCTG is a genomic window containing:
- a CDS encoding nicotinamide-nucleotide adenylyltransferase, with amino-acid sequence MRRGLYLGRFQPYHLGHHQVLKQIAKEVDEIIIGIGSAQKSHEIENPFTAGERVLMVSSALLEFGIKHYVIPIEDIQRNSLWVSHVKSMVPPFEIAYTNNPLVIELLSEAGIEVKQSPLFKRNNYSGTEIRRRMLKGEKWEHSVPQKVVEIIKEIDGVKRLKTVAKSDQD